Proteins encoded in a region of the Armatimonadota bacterium genome:
- a CDS encoding zinc-binding dehydrogenase, which produces MRAAVLERFNEPLVIHDFDKPPLAPRQILVRMLAAGVCGSDIHMWRGKDPRTPLPMILGHEGAGEVVEVAAGSQVPRSVTGREIRPGDRIIWERGVTCGQCAFCTVRHEPNLCPNRWAYGIHRSSADAPHLVGCYADHLVLMPNTIVFHLDDYEGPSYPLLASASCSGATAANAIELACIRPGDTVVVQGSGPLGLFATAFAEALGASKVITVGGSPDSLVIASNLGAALTLSYRNTRAEDRLAAVRALVPGGIDAVIETSGKGDSVNEGITMLRTGGAYVSVGFAVPGTTVTLDAYTEVVRKHLRLQGVWVSHARHLHQALSLVARRPDSFEGMIPRTFALDQATDALEAMESREVIKSAIVF; this is translated from the coding sequence ATGAGGGCCGCCGTTCTCGAACGGTTCAACGAACCGCTGGTAATCCACGACTTCGACAAGCCGCCGCTCGCTCCGAGGCAGATACTCGTGAGGATGCTCGCGGCCGGGGTCTGCGGATCCGACATACACATGTGGCGAGGGAAGGACCCTCGCACCCCTCTGCCGATGATCCTGGGCCACGAGGGAGCGGGCGAGGTCGTCGAGGTCGCGGCGGGATCCCAGGTTCCACGATCCGTGACCGGTCGGGAGATCAGGCCGGGCGACCGGATCATCTGGGAGAGGGGAGTAACCTGCGGGCAATGCGCGTTCTGCACCGTGCGGCACGAGCCGAACCTCTGCCCGAATCGCTGGGCTTACGGCATCCACCGCTCGTCCGCCGATGCTCCTCATCTCGTCGGATGCTACGCCGACCATCTGGTGCTGATGCCGAACACAATCGTCTTCCACCTGGACGACTACGAGGGGCCGAGCTATCCCCTGCTCGCGAGCGCGTCGTGCTCCGGCGCGACGGCGGCCAATGCGATCGAGCTGGCGTGCATCAGGCCCGGCGACACGGTAGTCGTCCAGGGATCGGGGCCGCTCGGGCTCTTCGCGACCGCGTTCGCGGAGGCGCTCGGCGCATCGAAGGTAATCACCGTGGGAGGGTCGCCGGACAGCCTCGTCATCGCATCGAACCTCGGGGCAGCCCTGACGCTCAGCTATCGGAACACCCGGGCCGAGGACCGGCTGGCGGCGGTTCGAGCGCTCGTGCCGGGAGGAATTGACGCCGTCATCGAAACATCGGGCAAGGGCGACTCGGTGAACGAGGGGATTACCATGCTTCGGACGGGAGGCGCGTACGTCTCGGTCGGTTTCGCGGTCCCGGGGACGACCGTGACGCTCGACGCATACACGGAGGTCGTCCGCAAGCACCTCCGACTGCAGGGAGTATGGGTGAGCCACGCGAGGCATCTCCATCAGGCGCTATCGCTGGTCGCGCGCAGACCGGACTCGTTCGAAGGGATGATCCCCCGGACGTTCGCACTGGACCAGGCGACCGACGCGCTCGAGGCGATGGAATCGAGGGAAGTAATCAAGTCGGCGATCGTGTTCTGA